A stretch of Pseudomonas sp. CCC3.1 DNA encodes these proteins:
- a CDS encoding ABC transporter substrate-binding protein, translated as MCLDDFTHTRRDILKLSAMLTAAGALPMLASLQARAAAEPDAPVRIGYLPITDATPLLVAHNNGLFEAEGIKAERPVLLRSWAQVIEAFISGQVNVIHLLSPMTVWARYGSKVPAKVVAWNHVGGSGLTVAPGIREVKQLGGQSVAIPFWYSIHNVVVQQLFRDNGLQPVTRPVNSPLAANEVNLVVMPPSDMPPALATQRIAGYIVAEPFNALAEDLKVGRVQRFTGDMWRNHACCVVFMHEHDLNNRPEWSQKVVNAIVKAQLWTRDNREQAAKLLAKDGDNRYTPHSSQVLQRVLAPAATERTGYENDGAIQHANWDEQRIDFQPYPFPSYTEALVTRLKHTLIQGDNGFLADLDPAHVAQDLVDDRFVKNSIASVGGLKAFGLPESFTRTEEFGF; from the coding sequence ATGTGCCTGGACGACTTCACTCACACACGACGTGACATTTTAAAACTCAGCGCCATGCTGACTGCGGCAGGCGCCTTGCCAATGCTGGCGAGCCTGCAAGCGCGGGCCGCTGCCGAGCCGGATGCGCCCGTACGCATTGGCTATCTGCCCATCACCGACGCCACGCCATTACTGGTGGCGCACAACAATGGCCTGTTCGAAGCCGAAGGCATCAAGGCCGAGCGACCGGTGCTATTGCGCAGTTGGGCACAGGTGATCGAGGCGTTCATCTCGGGGCAGGTTAACGTCATTCATCTGTTGTCGCCGATGACGGTGTGGGCCCGCTATGGCAGCAAAGTGCCGGCCAAAGTCGTGGCCTGGAACCATGTCGGGGGCTCGGGGCTGACCGTTGCGCCGGGTATTCGCGAGGTTAAACAACTGGGCGGGCAATCGGTGGCGATCCCGTTCTGGTACTCGATCCACAATGTGGTGGTGCAACAGTTGTTTCGTGACAACGGCTTGCAACCGGTCACGCGCCCGGTCAACAGCCCGTTGGCGGCCAACGAGGTCAACCTGGTGGTGATGCCGCCTTCGGACATGCCCCCTGCGCTGGCCACCCAGCGTATTGCCGGTTACATCGTGGCAGAGCCTTTCAATGCCCTGGCCGAAGACCTCAAGGTCGGTCGCGTGCAGCGTTTTACCGGGGACATGTGGCGCAACCACGCATGCTGCGTGGTGTTTATGCACGAGCACGACTTGAATAATCGCCCTGAGTGGTCGCAAAAGGTCGTGAATGCCATCGTCAAGGCGCAGCTCTGGACCCGCGACAACCGCGAGCAGGCGGCCAAGTTGCTGGCCAAGGACGGCGACAACCGCTACACCCCGCACAGTTCGCAGGTATTGCAACGCGTGCTGGCGCCAGCCGCCACTGAGCGTACGGGCTATGAAAACGACGGCGCCATTCAACACGCGAACTGGGACGAACAGCGCATCGACTTTCAGCCTTATCCCTTCCCGAGCTACACCGAAGCATTGGTGACGCGCCTCAAGCACACGCTGATTCAGGGGGATAACGGTTTTCTGGCTGATCTTGACCCCGCGCACGTGGCGCAAGATCTGGTGGATGACCGCTTTGTCAAAAACAGCATTGCCAGCGTCGGCGGCCTGAAAGCCTTCGGCCTGCCCGAGAGCTTTACGCGCACTGAGGAGTTTGGCTTTTGA
- a CDS encoding ABC transporter permease: MKTPTPSLKRQWVLGLAGLLSLLLLWWLGIEVFGSAQGLSARFSPQATFASLIELLGSAQLYDNVWVSLKRIVFSLLLALLIGVPLGLLIGGSRNLEAATTPAFQFLRMISPLSWMPVVVMLMGVGDQPIYFLLTFAAVWPIVLNTIAGVRQLDPRWLQLSRSLSATRWETMRRVILPGVLGHVLTGVRLSIGILWIVLVPCEMLGVSAGLGYFILDTRDRLAYSELMAMVVLIGLLGFALDAFARSLHRRWVHA; the protein is encoded by the coding sequence TTGAAAACGCCCACACCTTCACTCAAGCGCCAATGGGTGCTCGGTTTAGCCGGATTGCTGAGCCTGCTGCTCTTGTGGTGGTTGGGCATTGAAGTGTTCGGCAGCGCACAGGGGCTTTCGGCGCGTTTCTCGCCGCAGGCCACCTTCGCCAGCCTGATCGAGCTGTTGGGCAGTGCGCAGCTTTACGACAACGTTTGGGTGAGTTTGAAGCGGATCGTGTTCAGTCTGTTGCTCGCGCTGTTGATCGGCGTGCCGCTGGGTTTGCTGATTGGCGGCTCCCGCAACCTTGAAGCGGCAACCACCCCGGCGTTCCAGTTTTTACGCATGATTTCGCCGCTGTCGTGGATGCCGGTGGTGGTGATGCTGATGGGCGTGGGCGATCAACCTATCTACTTTTTGCTGACGTTTGCCGCCGTGTGGCCGATTGTGCTCAACACCATCGCCGGGGTGCGTCAGTTGGACCCGCGCTGGCTGCAATTGAGCCGTAGCTTGAGCGCTACCCGTTGGGAAACCATGCGCCGGGTGATTTTGCCCGGCGTGCTGGGGCACGTGCTGACGGGGGTGCGACTGTCGATCGGAATTCTATGGATCGTGCTGGTGCCCTGCGAAATGCTCGGGGTGAGCGCAGGCCTGGGCTACTTCATTCTGGACACGCGCGACCGGCTGGCGTATTCCGAGTTAATGGCCATGGTGGTGCTGATTGGTCTGCTCGGCTTTGCTCTGGACGCGTTCGCACGCAGCTTGCACCGGCGTTGGGTGCATGCATAA
- a CDS encoding helix-turn-helix transcriptional regulator — protein MSTYGSRLRQERLRLKLTQERFATAGGVGRYAQSCYERNLSLPRADYLAAITLIGADVLYIITQRHTLHSVDNISTVSENGQLTES, from the coding sequence ATGAGCACATACGGATCACGATTAAGACAAGAACGTCTGCGCCTGAAGCTGACGCAAGAGCGTTTCGCGACAGCCGGTGGTGTCGGGCGCTATGCGCAAAGCTGTTATGAGCGGAACCTGAGTTTGCCCCGCGCAGATTACCTGGCCGCCATCACGTTGATCGGCGCCGACGTGCTGTACATCATCACGCAGCGCCACACGTTGCATTCAGTCGACAACATTTCAACGGTTTCCGAGAACGGCCAACTCACCGAGAGCTAG
- a CDS encoding uracil-xanthine permease family protein has product MTSPNTPHEAESQTSELVFGLEDRPKPWIGFLAALQHLLAIIVPIVTPGLLICQALGVSSRDTNLIVSMSLVISGIATFVQCKRFGPFGAGLLIVQGTSFNFVGPLIAGGALMVKQGTPVEGVMAAIFGVVIAGSFVEMGISRVLPFVKRMITPLVTGIVVLMIGLTLIKVGLISMGGGFSAMANGTFANGENLMLSGVVLAIIVVLNRIPLVWMRSCAIVIALAVGYALAGYLGRLDFTGMHQAEVFQVPMPLHFGLGFSWALFIPMLVIYLVTSLEAIGDVTATSKVSRQPVEGPVWMQRIKGGVLVNGANSLLAGVFNTFPSSIFAQNNGVIQLTGIASRHIGVWIAGMLILLGLFPSVAGAIQAVPEPVLGGAAMVMFGAVAASGINILASIHLDRRALLIIAVSLALGLGVSQVPEFLAHMPAALRNVLESGVATGGICALLLNWFLPETEKNPAA; this is encoded by the coding sequence ATGACCTCTCCCAACACACCGCATGAAGCCGAGTCCCAGACCAGCGAACTGGTCTTTGGCCTTGAAGATCGTCCCAAGCCGTGGATCGGCTTTCTGGCAGCGCTGCAACACCTGCTGGCCATCATTGTGCCAATCGTCACGCCCGGCCTGCTGATTTGTCAGGCGCTCGGGGTGTCGAGCCGCGACACCAACCTGATCGTGTCGATGTCGCTGGTAATTTCCGGCATCGCCACCTTTGTTCAGTGCAAGCGTTTCGGCCCGTTCGGCGCCGGGCTGTTGATTGTGCAGGGCACCAGTTTCAACTTTGTCGGCCCACTGATCGCAGGCGGCGCGTTGATGGTCAAGCAAGGCACGCCGGTTGAAGGCGTGATGGCAGCGATTTTCGGCGTGGTGATTGCGGGCTCGTTTGTCGAGATGGGTATCTCGCGGGTCTTGCCGTTTGTAAAACGCATGATCACCCCGCTGGTCACCGGGATCGTGGTGCTGATGATTGGCCTGACGCTGATTAAAGTCGGCCTGATCAGCATGGGCGGCGGTTTCAGCGCCATGGCCAACGGCACCTTTGCCAATGGCGAAAACCTGATGCTGTCTGGCGTGGTGCTGGCGATTATTGTGGTCCTCAATCGCATCCCGCTGGTGTGGATGCGCAGTTGCGCCATCGTCATCGCTCTGGCCGTCGGCTACGCGCTGGCGGGCTATCTGGGCCGTCTGGACTTCACCGGCATGCATCAGGCTGAAGTGTTTCAGGTGCCCATGCCCCTGCACTTTGGCTTGGGCTTTTCGTGGGCTTTGTTCATCCCCATGCTGGTGATTTACCTGGTGACTTCGTTGGAAGCGATTGGCGACGTGACCGCCACCAGCAAGGTCTCGCGCCAGCCCGTTGAAGGCCCGGTGTGGATGCAGCGCATCAAGGGCGGCGTATTGGTCAACGGCGCCAACTCGTTGCTGGCGGGCGTGTTCAATACCTTCCCCAGCTCAATTTTTGCTCAGAACAACGGCGTGATTCAGCTGACCGGGATTGCCAGCCGTCATATCGGTGTCTGGATTGCCGGCATGTTGATTCTGCTGGGCCTGTTCCCAAGCGTGGCCGGTGCGATCCAGGCGGTGCCTGAGCCCGTGCTGGGCGGTGCAGCCATGGTGATGTTCGGCGCAGTGGCTGCCTCGGGGATCAATATTTTGGCGAGTATTCACCTAGACCGTCGCGCGCTGCTGATTATTGCCGTGTCGCTGGCCTTGGGCCTCGGTGTGTCGCAAGTGCCTGAGTTCCTGGCCCATATGCCCGCCGCCTTGCGTAACGTGCTGGAGTCCGGTGTGGCCACAGGCGGTATCTGCGCCCTGCTGCTGAACTGGTTCCTGCCAGAAACAGAGAAAAACCCGGCAGCATAA
- a CDS encoding ABC1 kinase family protein has protein sequence MLEPTWTALKHHRRLQHIVATLVRFGAQDVLIRLGLGRLLAEVNAEPGESLPATVPQRVRMALETLGPTFIKCGQILASRSDILSAQWVDELQALHSQASTLPWAELEAQVLEDLGCALDQVFAEFDTQPLAAASMAQVYRARLLSGEAVVVKVQRPGLRRQMTADLQLLESVAQLVEQNEALALYQPRQMVRQLARAMLEELDFTQEGQNCDSVAQHFAQTPHIVIPRIYWAFSSQRLLVQAFLPSYTPLARGALIAQGLDPSLLAQRGAQAFIKMLLEDGLFHGDPHPGNLRAMSDNRVGFIDFGMVGRLDERRRLEVMSFMRALTEGSSETLIGVLIDWSGERVQDLSLIEQAAREYMARHTGGPLKMSALITDFLGLIRDYRLQLPADLLVLFKALITADGVLTQLDPDLDLVATAKPAVEKMLREQFDWKAAKRLGIEGLQVGQGLLADLPKLTRLMVHRLKHGVLDLKVDMPGLERLERSLRLASTRLSLALLISALLIAFGPQIAAAGPVWQGLSAVGWLAGIATLGGLLAFLWSLFKGP, from the coding sequence ATGCTTGAACCCACCTGGACTGCCTTGAAACATCACCGCCGGCTACAGCACATTGTGGCGACCCTGGTGCGCTTTGGCGCGCAGGATGTGTTAATCCGGCTCGGTTTGGGGCGCTTGCTGGCGGAGGTGAATGCCGAGCCCGGCGAGTCGTTGCCCGCCACTGTCCCGCAACGGGTGCGCATGGCACTGGAAACACTGGGGCCAACGTTTATCAAGTGCGGGCAGATACTGGCGAGCCGCAGTGACATCTTGTCGGCGCAGTGGGTTGATGAGTTGCAAGCCTTGCACAGTCAGGCCTCGACCTTGCCGTGGGCTGAGCTGGAGGCGCAGGTGCTGGAGGATTTGGGCTGCGCGCTGGATCAGGTCTTTGCCGAATTCGACACCCAGCCCTTGGCGGCCGCTTCGATGGCGCAGGTGTATCGAGCGCGCCTGCTCAGCGGCGAAGCCGTGGTGGTCAAAGTTCAGCGCCCCGGCTTGCGCAGACAAATGACCGCCGACTTGCAGTTGCTTGAAAGCGTGGCGCAGTTGGTTGAGCAGAACGAGGCGCTGGCGCTGTATCAACCGCGCCAGATGGTCCGGCAATTGGCCCGGGCGATGCTCGAAGAGCTGGACTTCACCCAGGAAGGGCAAAACTGCGACAGCGTGGCGCAACATTTTGCGCAGACCCCGCACATCGTGATTCCACGCATTTACTGGGCTTTCAGCAGTCAGCGCTTGCTGGTACAGGCATTTCTGCCGAGTTATACGCCGCTGGCGCGTGGCGCCTTGATTGCCCAAGGGCTTGACCCGAGCCTGCTGGCCCAGCGTGGGGCGCAGGCGTTTATCAAAATGTTGCTCGAAGATGGCCTGTTTCATGGCGACCCGCACCCCGGCAACTTGCGGGCAATGAGCGATAACCGTGTCGGCTTTATCGACTTCGGTATGGTCGGACGCCTCGACGAGCGGCGTCGGCTCGAAGTCATGAGCTTTATGCGGGCCTTGACCGAGGGCAGCAGCGAGACCCTGATTGGCGTATTGATCGACTGGAGCGGCGAGCGGGTGCAAGACCTGTCGCTGATCGAACAGGCCGCCCGCGAATACATGGCGCGCCATACGGGCGGGCCGTTGAAAATGAGCGCCTTGATTACTGATTTCCTGGGGTTGATTCGTGATTACCGCCTGCAACTGCCCGCGGATTTGTTGGTGTTGTTCAAAGCGCTGATCACCGCTGATGGCGTGTTGACCCAACTGGACCCGGACCTTGATCTGGTGGCGACGGCCAAGCCTGCGGTCGAGAAAATGCTGCGTGAACAGTTCGACTGGAAGGCCGCCAAGCGCTTAGGCATCGAGGGTCTGCAAGTGGGGCAAGGGTTATTGGCGGACTTGCCAAAACTGACGCGCTTGATGGTGCACCGGCTCAAACATGGCGTGCTCGACCTTAAGGTTGATATGCCGGGGCTGGAGCGTCTGGAGCGTTCCCTGCGACTGGCGTCGACCCGACTGTCGCTGGCGTTGCTGATCAGCGCGCTGCTGATTGCCTTCGGCCCGCAAATCGCTGCCGCCGGGCCCGTGTGGCAAGGCTTGTCGGCCGTCGGCTGGTTGGCCGGGATTGCCACGTTGGGAGGTTTGCTGGCGTTTTTATGGAGCCTGTTTAAAGGCCCGTAA
- the lpdA gene encoding dihydrolipoyl dehydrogenase: protein MQPTQHTTLLIIGGGPGGYVAAIRAGQLGIATILIEGQSLGGTCLNVGCIPSKALIHVAEQFHTTQRYSTNASPLGIKTQAPTLDIGQSVQWKNSIVDRLTTGVGALLKKHGVKVIHGWAKILDGKAVEVDGQRIECEHLLLATGSQTVDLPILPIGGAIISSTEALAPTAIPKRLTVVGAGYIGLELGIAYRKLGAEVTVVEARDRILPTYDKELTLPVAESLKALGITLYLEHSVEGFQASSKTLSMRNRMGESQTLETDQVLVSVGRRPRTQGFNLETLALGMNGPAIRVDNRCQTSMRNVWAIGDLTGEPMLAHRAMAQGEMVAEIIAGKHREFSPTAIAAVCFTDPEIVVVGKTPAEAEAAGLDFISASFPFSANGRAMTLESKNGFVRVVARRDNHLIVGWQAVGAGVSELSTAFGQSLEMGACLEDIAGTIHAHPTLGEAVQEAALRALGHALHL from the coding sequence ATGCAGCCCACTCAACACACCACGCTGCTGATTATCGGCGGCGGCCCTGGCGGCTATGTGGCCGCTATTCGCGCTGGCCAGCTAGGCATTGCGACTATTTTGATCGAAGGCCAGTCGCTGGGCGGCACCTGTCTCAACGTCGGCTGCATCCCGTCCAAGGCGCTGATTCACGTGGCTGAGCAGTTCCACACCACGCAACGCTACAGCACTAATGCGTCGCCATTGGGGATCAAAACCCAGGCACCGACCCTGGACATCGGCCAGAGCGTGCAATGGAAAAACAGCATTGTTGATCGCCTGACCACAGGCGTGGGCGCCTTGCTGAAAAAGCACGGAGTCAAGGTCATTCATGGCTGGGCCAAGATCCTTGATGGCAAGGCGGTCGAAGTCGACGGTCAACGCATCGAGTGCGAGCACCTGTTGCTGGCCACTGGGTCGCAGACTGTCGACCTGCCGATTCTGCCGATTGGCGGCGCAATTATTTCGTCCACCGAAGCCTTGGCTCCGACGGCTATCCCCAAGCGCTTGACCGTGGTGGGCGCCGGTTATATCGGTCTGGAGCTGGGCATCGCCTATCGCAAGCTGGGCGCTGAAGTGACGGTGGTGGAAGCCCGTGACCGAATCTTGCCGACCTACGACAAAGAACTGACGTTGCCAGTGGCCGAATCACTCAAGGCGCTGGGCATCACGTTGTACCTGGAGCACAGCGTTGAAGGCTTCCAGGCCAGCAGCAAAACCCTGTCGATGCGCAATCGCATGGGCGAAAGCCAAACCCTGGAAACCGATCAGGTGCTGGTTTCAGTCGGTCGTCGCCCACGCACCCAGGGCTTCAACCTGGAAACCCTGGCGCTGGGCATGAACGGCCCGGCGATACGCGTCGACAACCGCTGCCAGACCAGCATGCGCAACGTGTGGGCCATTGGTGACCTCACCGGCGAGCCGATGCTCGCGCACCGAGCGATGGCGCAAGGTGAGATGGTGGCCGAGATCATTGCCGGCAAACACCGCGAGTTCAGCCCCACCGCGATTGCGGCCGTGTGCTTCACCGACCCGGAAATTGTCGTGGTCGGCAAAACCCCGGCCGAAGCAGAGGCTGCCGGGCTGGACTTCATCAGCGCCAGCTTTCCGTTCAGTGCCAATGGCCGGGCCATGACCCTGGAATCCAAAAACGGGTTCGTGCGGGTGGTTGCGCGGCGTGACAACCACTTGATCGTGGGCTGGCAAGCCGTGGGCGCCGGGGTTTCGGAATTGTCGACAGCGTTTGGCCAATCGCTGGAAATGGGCGCGTGCCTGGAAGACATCGCGGGCACCATCCACGCGCACCCGACCTTGGGTGAAGCGGTGCAAGAAGCGGCCCTGCGGGCGTTGGGGCATGCGTTGCACTTGTAA
- a CDS encoding dihydrolipoamide acetyltransferase family protein: MGTHVIKMPDIGEGIAQVELVEWFVKVGDMVSEDQVVADVMTDKATVDIPSPVAGRVMALGGQPGEVMAVGSELIRIEVEGAGNLRESAAPVAAPEPVAAPKAAPQARVEVAIVSAPAIKSAPTLRATPVAREANERPLASPAVRKRAWDAGIELRFVQGSGPAGRVLHDDLDAYLAQDTSTSAAPASGYAKRNDEQQIPVIGLRRKIAQRMQDAKRRAAHFSYVEEIDVTALEELRAQLNQKWGDSRGKLTLLPFLVRAMVVALRDFPQINVRYDDEAQIITRFGAAHIGVAAQSDGGLMVPVVRHAETLTLWGAADEIARLANAVRTGKATREELSGSTITLTSLGALGGIVSTPVVNLPEVAIIGVNRIVERPMVVKGQIVIRKMMNLSSSFDHRVVDGMDAAQFIQAMRGLLEQPATLFLE, from the coding sequence ATGGGTACGCACGTTATCAAGATGCCGGACATTGGCGAAGGCATTGCACAAGTCGAGTTGGTGGAGTGGTTTGTCAAAGTCGGTGACATGGTCAGCGAAGATCAGGTGGTGGCCGATGTCATGACTGACAAGGCGACCGTGGACATCCCCTCCCCCGTGGCCGGTCGAGTAATGGCGCTGGGCGGGCAGCCTGGCGAAGTGATGGCCGTGGGCAGCGAGTTGATTCGCATCGAAGTCGAAGGCGCGGGCAATCTGCGTGAAAGTGCTGCGCCTGTGGCGGCTCCAGAACCGGTGGCAGCGCCTAAAGCGGCGCCGCAAGCCCGGGTTGAAGTGGCGATTGTTTCGGCACCGGCCATCAAATCGGCACCCACCCTGCGCGCAACCCCAGTGGCCCGCGAGGCCAACGAACGCCCGCTGGCATCGCCTGCTGTGCGAAAACGCGCCTGGGATGCCGGGATCGAGCTGCGTTTTGTGCAGGGCAGCGGGCCTGCGGGCCGTGTGTTACATGACGACCTCGACGCCTACCTGGCCCAGGACACCAGCACCAGCGCCGCACCTGCCAGCGGTTACGCCAAACGCAACGATGAACAGCAGATCCCGGTGATCGGCCTGCGCCGCAAAATCGCCCAGCGCATGCAAGATGCCAAACGCCGCGCTGCGCACTTCAGCTACGTCGAAGAAATCGACGTCACCGCGCTCGAAGAACTGCGCGCCCAGCTCAATCAGAAATGGGGCGACAGCCGCGGCAAACTGACCTTGCTGCCATTTCTGGTGCGGGCCATGGTTGTGGCCTTGCGCGACTTCCCGCAGATCAACGTGCGCTACGACGACGAAGCGCAAATCATCACCCGCTTTGGCGCCGCCCACATCGGCGTGGCGGCACAAAGCGATGGCGGCCTGATGGTGCCCGTGGTGCGCCACGCCGAAACCCTGACCTTGTGGGGCGCCGCCGATGAAATCGCGCGTTTGGCGAATGCCGTGCGCACTGGCAAGGCGACCCGTGAAGAACTGAGCGGCTCGACCATCACCCTGACCAGCCTAGGTGCGCTGGGCGGGATTGTCAGCACCCCGGTGGTCAACCTGCCCGAAGTCGCGATTATCGGGGTGAACCGCATCGTCGAACGGCCGATGGTGGTTAAAGGCCAGATCGTGATTCGCAAAATGATGAACCTCTCCAGCTCTTTCGACCATCGCGTGGTCGACGGCATGGACGCGGCACAATTTATTCAGGCCATGCGTGGCTTGCTCGAACAACCTGCCACCCTGTTTCTGGAGTGA